The region cggcATCGCCTGAATTTCAACCCGTATGGTGGTTTGGGATGGACTCAGGCCGTCGGGGCGGAAGATGATACCAATGTTCTCTCGAAGGCGTCCTCCATTGTTTCGAGGCAAGGCCAGGCCGATCGAACGGCTGAAGCGGGACGCGTGCGACAATCTGGGGATTCGCAGCTCGAAACCTGGGGGCCCTTAGAGACCACTGGTGCTTTCGAAGTTAGCAAGGCAAAGCGAGTTGGTGGGACAATTGACAGCCAATCAATATTGATCTGAATCGCTGACTTTCTTCTAAAGTCCAGGTGTCCTTTGCCGTGATATACTGTTTCCTTGCCGCCGGAATAGTGTTCGGATTTGCGGCGATCAAGCCGGTATTCATCCGTGAAGGGGTCTACCATGATTTCTGctttgaaggagaggatATTTGCTATAGACAGGAactcagcctcaacctgATGTTCACGATAGCGGCTGTGGCGACAAATGTGTCTGCGCTCCCGGTCGGAACCATTCTCGACACATACGGCCCACGAGTCTGCGGAATTATTGGCAGCACGCTTCTTTTCACCGGAGCactcctccttgctcttgcCAAGCGCCTCCCGTTCGACGCCTACGTTCCAGGTTATCTCCTCTTAGCTTTGGGAGGGCCGTTCATTTTCATTTCATCCTTTCAGCTCTCGAACACCTTCCCAGCCAGGTCCGGGCTGATCCTTTCTGCCTTGACTGGTGCTTTTGATGCCTCGAGTGCCTTATTCCTTATTTTTCGGATCATAAACGAGAAGACGAATGGCGTCTTCTCGACTCAAAAATTCTTCTTGGTTTACCTTGTAGTTCCTATATTCATAATGATTGCGCAGTTGTCGGTCATGCCAAAGACGTCATACAAGACGGCTGGAGAGCTCGTTCAACAAGCGGAAGaccacatcatcgccgaAGTAACGGACCGTGTCGACGAACAAATTCTAGATCGCGACGAAGGCGAGAGACAGCGGAATGATCGTCGGATGCACCGACAGAGTATCGTCAGCAAAATCCAGGACCTTCTAGCCGACGAAGCCAATGCATCTACTATAAATGATCTTGGCTTAGCATTGAACGACGGTAGAGACACCAACGAGGCCAATACGACCCCAGCCAGGCCTGGACCAAGTGTCCCGAACAAGCACATGGGTGGCGGCGTCTGGGGTGCAATGCATGGCTACTCTGCTGTTGAGCAAATCCGCTCTCCGTGGTTCGTTCTTATCACGGTCTTTACCGTCTTGCAAATGCTCCGGATCAATTACTTCGTTGCATCCATCAGACAGCAGTACGAATATTTATTCGGCTCGGCTGAGGACGCGCGGCATATTAATGAACTATTTGACTTCCTGCTGCCACTTGGCGGTCTTTGCGCCGTTCCGTTCATTGGGACCATCCTCGACAACGCTAGCACTCCGTTTGTCCTTTTCGTCCTGGCCGCAACGGCAACTGTAATCGGCGCGCTAGGTTGCATCCCAAATAGTTACCTAGCGGCCTACGCCAAtattatcctcttcgtcatctaCCGCCCATTCTACTATACGGCAGTGTCGGACTACGCCGCCAAAGTCTTTGGTTTTCACACATTTGGTAAAGTATACGGGCTGATTATCTGTGTCGCGGGCCTGGGAAACTTCGCTCAGGCTGGCCTGGACGCCCTCACATTTACGGTATTCAATCGCAATCCAATCCCAGTCAACCTCATACTTACTAGCTTCACGGCCGTGGCCGGTTTCGCGCTCATGCTATTCGTTGGGCGCAAAGCGGCTGTTATGTCTGCGTCGAATGAATCTGAGACGCGGGCGGACCCGGAAGTTGCCTCCTTAATCCACAATTATGACGGCGTCGCGGCCCGAGActgggagcgggagcggcaGCCCCTTCTTTCGCCACGTTCAGTGCCTAGACCGCAGCCACAATCTGCGTCTTATGGGAGCATGAGGTCTCCTTGACGCGTCCCTGTACTGTTTTGCAACAATGAGCCGGACTGACTGTGCTCTCGTCAGTTCTGTTCTTACGACGAATCATGGTAAAGACCTCCTGATGCTGCTTCCTCGATGGGGTCGCGCAGCAGAGACTTGGGGCCCCTTTGACTGATCAACAGCCGAAAGGAGAGATCGCACGATACTTCAGACCACGGCCAGCCTTGTGGCCGGCGCGGATCACTGTTATCATCAGTAACTACAATGAGCAACGACCGCTATCTGTTAATGAATTAGACGATTAATTTCCCTGCTTTATGACCTTTTGCCCTTGCTATCCTATCACGTGGCTATGCTACACCCGCACTTCTGTACTCCGGTGATAGGAATCTAGAAGTCAATCTATGAAAATGCAGCTTCGACATTTACGAACTAACTGACCATCGCCATGATGCACAGTCTTTTTTTATTATCCCTTTGCTCCTTCTCGAGCCTGGATAACATATTATTGCAAGTATAATCACCTTTACGACTCCTGCCTTATCACTTACCCTGTCAGGTAATACCCCCATATCTGCATTTGGACACTGTATGTAGTCTCTGCCGACTGTAGAAAGTAAGTACGTGATTAGGGTCAATGTATCCTACGTCAGCCTCCAACTGGTGTTCTTCTGTATGGTTTGGTTTAGCGGATACTTGAGCTCCAAGTCTCTAAATACAGTATAAAGCTCACAGTTCCAGTGCTATAGCTCACGCTCATGTTAAAATTGACAAGGTTCCCTAACTGGGCAAGTAAAATATCACTAACCACCCAGTTCACCGTCAAAGTTATCATCACTATACATGTATTACAGAAGGCGGGCTCGAAATCCTGCATAGAGAGTTACAGAATGTACTAGAGCCTCGCCTCAGTCTGAACTACCTTTGGCACAAGAGGGCCCTTCCCTATCATTATTTGCTCACTTCTTGGTTCCGATCAATGTATGTATCAACATAAACGTTGTTTTAGACGTTAAGACAGTCGCCACACTTTTATTTCATGTACTCCATATagtctcttcttcccagGGGA is a window of Aspergillus nidulans FGSC A4 chromosome VI DNA encoding:
- a CDS encoding putative MFS transporter Fmp42 (transcript_id=CADANIAT00009468), whose protein sequence is MSLPRVSYLESWENNPALVRRHQDRDQSPGRAVHRDDDEESYHDIPDSSVASSFPSTTDLPSSRHRLNFNPYGGLGWTQAVGAEDDTNVLSKASSIVSRQGQADRTAEAGRVRQSGDSQLETWGPLETTGAFEVSKAKRVVQVSFAVIYCFLAAGIVFGFAAIKPVFIREGVYHDFCFEGEDICYRQELSLNLMFTIAAVATNVSALPVGTILDTYGPRVCGIIGSTLLFTGALLLALAKRLPFDAYVPGYLLLALGGPFIFISSFQLSNTFPARSGLILSALTGAFDASSALFLIFRIINEKTNGVFSTQKFFLVYLVVPIFIMIAQLSVMPKTSYKTAGELVQQAEDHIIAEVTDRVDEQILDRDEGERQRNDRRMHRQSIVSKIQDLLADEANASTINDLGLALNDGRDTNEANTTPARPGPSVPNKHMGGGVWGAMHGYSAVEQIRSPWFVLITVFTVLQMLRINYFVASIRQQYEYLFGSAEDARHINELFDFLLPLGGLCAVPFIGTILDNASTPFVLFVLAATATVIGALGCIPNSYLAAYANIILFVIYRPFYYTAVSDYAAKVFGFHTFGKVYGLIICVAGLGNFAQAGLDALTFTVFNRNPIPVNLILTSFTAVAGFALMLFVGRKAAVMSASNESETRADPEVASLIHNYDGVAARDWERERQPLLSPRSVPRPQPQSASYGSMRSP